The following DNA comes from Vigna radiata var. radiata cultivar VC1973A chromosome 4, Vradiata_ver6, whole genome shotgun sequence.
atCTAAAAGTCAAACATATGACATTGTGATAAAACTATTCAatggaataaaatattataatatagtttctaattttttttatatttaattacttttacgAATTTTTAAACTTGTTATAGGAAGACGTTGGAATCATGAAATATATGAACTTGGATGCATACCGATTCTCTATTTCTTGGCCAAGAATTCTTCCAAGTAAGTTAAACATCGATGATTATTTCACTATTAtcccttaattatttttaaccattttaaatCTTCTCATAAATATTCATAGAAGGAAAGCTTAGTGGAGGAATAAACCAAGAAGGAGTCAAATATTACAACAACCTCATCAACGAACTATTAGCTTATGGTAAAAAATCCATATCTATTGTGTTTtcgtataatatttttttaatcaaagtttgtattttaatatttcttcaaGTAAGTGAACAATCACAATCacatgtaattaattaatattaacactagtaaaaaatatgGATTATACAGTACACATTATGTCACGGTTCACTAAAAATCGCGGCATAATGGTACGCAGtgacagttttgtaaataaatcgaacttataTACCGCGATTTTCCACGTATTACAGGTATTGAACCATTTGTCACCCTCTTCCATTGGGATCTTCCTCAGACTTTAGAAGATGAGTATGGTGGCTTCCTAAGTCCTCGCATTATGTAAgtgatacaaaatttaatttttaatcgaATTCTTgctattatatttacatatatgaCTATATGTGTATGTGGATTTTCTTATAGAATCAATTATTCCATCTGTTTCATACTATTTTGCTTTTAAGACAatgctattttaaaaatacattaattgcATAAgtcattataataaaatgattttattaaaatttacattacttttatttgtttatgaatAAATCTATTGGATAGatatcaatttattaaataaatctacatatataacaaaatttataaagacAAATATAAGAAGCGTAAGTTATTAATAAATCACCAATATACCAATACAAgttaattatgatttatatattaaactaataaaagagACTCTTTCTAacccttttcaaaaatttataatgaatttgagttttattaattaagaaataaatttgaaatctaatttaatattacaaaattgacttaaaaaattaaatttacattcatctaactattttaaattaatcttatttataatcAATACATGATTTTCAACTAATAgatacaaacattttttttaaaactttttattaaacatCCCTCGTTATGTATTAacatctaaatatcattataaagtagttttttatttatataagaatATTGATTCTATAAGAAACTTGATTCTATAAGTTAAGTTTATTATTACATAAACAACAATGTAAGAAAAAATCTGTGGGTGTAATAACCTTGGGTTAATAAATTTCACAGTATCtcacaaaataacataacaattgaaagtttaaattttcaaattttgaataaatatgaaCATCTAACAAACAACATAAGTAATAtctcaaaattaatttcagTAAAATTTTGATGTTAGGACACCTTCAAAGTCAATCAAACATACAGTGTTATATAACAAAACAAATCACACGACATAATTAAATTGTCCAAGTTTATCgatcttatttatttatcatctaCTTTAGTAATAcaacatttcaaatataatgCTGAAAATAAAGTTAATGCAACACAAAAAATATACTTTCTTGTTGTAGAGCtgattttaatcaaaattaatccCAATTCAAAAATGATTACCtaaaatcttttttatattttcaaatgatttttttttttgtgtgcatATATTTTAAGTTCACCATCATAAAAAAACTTCGTGACACCAATCTAAAATCTAGGACCAGAATAAATgctataattataataaatcaacCAAAATCAGCATAAGAAATCTTAGTTTAAATCTTGGGTAAGGTAACAATCTATCCTACTTGTGTAAACTTCAGAAAATAAGATCAtgaaaattttgatatcaaatgttCTTATATAACTAACTTATAGTGCAATAGATGTTTTATAGATGTAACTTTTCTTTCACTCTGTTTACACTATTTCTCAATACAAACATGTTACATATGATATCAGAAACGACTTTCAAGATTACGCAGAAGTTTGCTTCAAAGAATTTGGAGACAGAGTGAAGTATTGGATTACTTTAAACGAGCCATGGACTTATAGTACATTTGGCTATGCAACTGGAATCATGCCACCAAATCGATGTTCTAAATGGTTAGATCCAAAATGTGTTCATGGTGATTCTGGGAAAGAACCTTATTTAGTTTCACATCACCTTCTTCTTGCTCATGCAGCCACTGTCCAAGTTTACAGAAAAAAATATCAGGTTCATCACAACTTTCACAATACctcttaactttatttttaagatttaaaggttaaaaattaaacctattttctaatatggtatcagagtcatagTTAGAGTCTATCTTAGCGAAATTTATGTAAtattctattccacccgttatCGAACCATCCATTTCTACTATTACGCTTGAGATGCCTATACTTTGACGTGAAGGGAATGcattggaagtctcacatcgactaaaaataaagtcaatttataatatataagtggggtgtaAACCTCACTTTTTACAAACCGGTTTTATGGAATTGGGTTAAGTTTTAACTTACTTTCTAATATGATATCAGAGTCAGATTAGatataagaccaatttataatatatcattaaaatttcatattttagtcATCTCTACTAACACTAAACCCTTTACACAGGTGTATCAAAAAGGAGTAATAGGCATAACCCTTGTGTCTAATTGGTTTGAACCATTGTCAGATAACAAATTAGATAAAAGTGCTTCTGAGCGAGCTCTAGATTTCATGCTGGGATGGTGAGTACATAATTTCATATCAAAGTTTAATGTTAATTTACATAtgaagattaaatatgtttttcttagGTTTGTGGAACCATTAACATCAGGAAAATATCCGAAAAGCATGCGTTCTCTtgttggtaatcgattaccagaatTCTCCCAAGAACAAATCAAACTCGTGAatggttcatttgattttattggATTAAACTATTACACCTCTAACTATGCTACCCATGCACCTCGGCTAGGCACTGTCAAACCTAATTATAATACAGATGCCAATACCAATCTTACAAGTAAGAttcttttatctattatttCTCTAGAATTACACACATgtgtgtgttttgattttgacaATATATTTGTTCTTTGGGAGTAGCTGAACGCAATGGGATTCCAATAGGTCCAACGGTATGTGTAATTACCGTCTCAAACTatgtgattaatttattttattatgggataatgatatttagacaacattttttttgacaatatttgaacattgattatgtgtcaagttgtcaaaaatatgttgtctaaatatcattatccttttattattatatatttaacttttatttattgcatTTGTAGGCTGCATCAAGCTGGTTGTATGTGTATCCGCGAGGCATTAGAGAATTATTGTTGTACACTAAACAAAAGTACAACAATCCATTAATTTACATAACTGAAAATGGTAATTcctttaaaagtatattattgtTGGTTTACCTTCATTTGTTTTCATGTTCTAATATCATGTAATACTATTTATATGTAGGTGTTGATGAGTTCAATGATCCAACGCTATCGTTGGAAGAGTCTCTTCTAGATACGTTGAGGATAGACTATCATTATCGTCATCTATTTTATCTTCATTCAGCAATTaggtaattgttttttcttcgtttttcttaatatttgaaaaatattttatttataaatcttattttattttgttggcaTTACAAGGGATGGCGTAAATATAAAAGGATATTTTGCATGGTCATTGCTTGACAACTTTGAATGGAACAATGGCTATACAGTGAGATTCGGAATCAACTTTGTGGATTACAAGAATGGCTTTAAGCGATATCAAAAACTCTCTGCAAAATGGTTTAGGAATTTTCTAAAAACATACTGAATTTATGTACCTTCCCTTTTCCAGTGTAATGAAGCACATTGAATAATTCAATTAcagattattatatttttgtactttTCCAAATCAACGATTGCAACTCTAATCATTTTGCTACTTATatttgttcatatatatatatatatatatatatatatatatatatatataaagttaaatatagtTAACTTAAAATTGAGATGTTAGGAAAGTTAACAACGCATTATTTATTACTCTCATTCAACACATTAAGGAAACTTTGATAgttgtttttgaaaaagttaaacctaaTAAATTGTTATTCTACAAATTTAGTACATTTCTTTATCATCTAAAACTTGacattaataacatttaaatttaattacaatgcACTGATAATAAAGAAAAGGGTACTATCTATCATCTAATAATAAACGGTCGTGTATAGTAAGTTTATGACCTCTTCTAAtagttcatttaaaaattaaacttcgATGacttttaataatgtaaaaatatgtataaacaTTAAATCGTAACATTCTCAAACagacaagaaaaaataattttagtttcttgACGAAAATTGTTACAATACAAAACATTACTTTTGGAATATTGAATAGTGGTGCACGAGAACAGAGGGAGACTTTGGTTGGCGGGAAATAACGATGAATTTTATAAACGAAATACCTTGAAGATGCGGATTGCAGACAGTACAGTATACCATATTTATCATGGATCTTGGCCGTCCACGTATAACGACTCAGCGATCGAAATATATTGGCCGTTGATCGAGAGATTCTGTTTGGCGACTGGCCATGGCAGTGTGATCCGCACTGCGGACGACAACACTAGATCGCAAGCACGACAAATTCAACCATTTCTGTATTTTCAGCTTAGAACCCTAACGCTGGCTGAGTGCAGGAGCCAGCTGAATCGAAGTTCGTTGCTTTCACTCACTCTCTCACTCTCAGCTTCTGATTTCAAATCTGAACTCAACGGCTCCTTGGAAATCGAAATCCACGGCAATTCAATATTCTAGGGTGAAATTTCCATGGATGGAATTAGCGATGAAAGCCCAACCGAAGCTAAGAAAACCAAGTCAAAGACCCCTCGAAAACCGAAAGAAACTCTTCTGAAGCAgagtctctctctctctctctctctctctctctctctctctcgctCGCTCGCTCTCTCCATGTTGCAATTTCTGCTTTATTTCATAGCTTTATCTTTCAactgataattattatttgtttttgtagAATCTCCTGCCGAGTTCTTTGCGGAAAACAAGAACATTGCAGGATTTGATAACGTATGTGTAGTACAATTATGTTTTTGATTTGTTATGCGCCAGCAATTTTGTGATATTCTTTTTGTGTGTATGTTTTCTCTGAAATTATGTGGATTTAACTACAGCCTGGAAAATCACTTTATACTACTGTTAGAGAGCTTGTGGAGAACTCACTTGACTCGGCGGAATCCATATCGGAGCTTCCGGTGGTCGAAATTACTATGTAAGTGTGCAAGGACAAGTATGATGAATGATGAACCGGTAAATGAGCTAATGTGAAGACGCGATTTTTCTTGAAGTGTATCTGTAAATGATTTCTTTCATGCTGGCTTGGTTGTTATAGTGAGGAGATAGGAAAAAGCAAATTTAATTCCATGATTGGTCTTGTTGACCGTGAACGTGTTGATGCGGCATTGTATGACGATTATGAAACTGAGAAGGCTCGTGAGGTGTGTTTAATTTTATCTTGTTACATTGGTTGTTGACTTGTTTTTCTGATATATACTAACCTGGATTAAACTCTGATCGGGCTTGGTTAGTATACATTGTTTCATagtaaaaaattagaaattattttcttggTTCATTCATATAAACAAGTAGTTGGAATTGGGTAGACTAGGAGAAAAGCTCTCTGGATAGGGTTCTGTTTGACATAACACTTTCCCATGCAGAAACGATTAGCAAAAGAGGCTCGTGCTCAAGAAATGCAGGCAAAGAATGTAGCCCTGggaaagaaagtgaaagaaacTCACGCTCCAAAGGTTGGCAGAGGTCGAGGTGAGGCTTCCTTTTACAGAGTTACATGCAAGGTGCGTGTGGTTTCTGCCTCAGGCCTTACTCTGTGATACCATGTTGATATGCATCGTCTTTATTTGTTGATTTTGATCTGGTCAGCTGAACCGATtgatcagattttgaaatccagtttgaaaattttctcattttctgtcGTTATCAATCTCATTCTTATTAGAGAAATGTAGACAGTCTCATTATCGTTACTAATTGCAGGATAATGGAAAGGGAATGCCACATGATGACATCCCAAATATGTTTGGTCGAGGTCAGTCAATTCTTGCTGCATTAGTTATCTGCAATAGAGATGATTCGCAATTGCAGTTGTAGTTTTGTTCATAGGAACTAGAAACCTCACTCGCTGTATGCTTGTCTATTCACGCAGTTCTATCTGGGACAAAATATGGCTTGAGACAGACACGGGGAAAGTTTGGTCTTGGTGCAAAGATGGTATTGATTGACAACATGCACTAGTTTATATGTTATTTCCCTCTGTTTTTGTTACAGCTGGCAACTTTTCAGTTGAAGTTGTATTATATACGTGTTTCGCTTGGCCATATTAATTTGGTTTTTTAATGGATACAGGCGTTAATATGGTCGAAAATGAGTACTGGGCTTCCTATTGAGATCTCTTCTTCAATGAGgaaccaaaattatatttcattttgtaGGCTGGATATTGACATCCATAGGTatgactttattttaattacttttatgaaTTAATACTTGAACTCCTTCCAAATAAACAAATGCTTCAATTTTCAGGAATATACCCCATGTTCATTTACATGAAAAACGGGAGAATAAGGAACACTGGCGGGGAGCTGAAATTCAAGTTGTCATAGAGGGGAACTGGACGACTTACCGTGTATGTAATGCCTGTTTggtgaaattttaataatttcacttCAAACTCTAGATATAATTGAGCGGTTCCATCAATAAACTATTATCATGcttattgattttattgaaaGAATACTTGTGGTCATGCTTCTTTGTTTGTATTTGCAGTCAAAAATATTGCATTACATGAGACAAATGGCTGTCATCACCCCTTATGCACAATTTCTATTTAAATTCGTGTCAGATGCCCCTGAGTATGTATATATCTTTTCAGATTCTGTCCCATTATCAACTTGAACAATCTTCTTATACCAGCTGTTCTCTTTGGCAGCAAGAATGTCTCTATAAGATTTGCTCGCAGAACAGATGTAATGCCACCCATTCCTATGGAGACAAAGCATCATCCATCTTCTGTGGATTTACTGCTAATTAAACGACTTATCGCTGAAACATCAAAGCAGAATCTTTTACAGTTTCTTCAGCATGAATTcgtaaatattaataaatcttATGCTGAAAGATTAATAGGTGAGGAAAAACagtaattttgttaataatttgttggatattttttattcttgtttagCATATAGTCTTTTGAAGCAGCACCTTCTATGGTAGTTACGCACAATCTAGTTAACTATTTGGATTCATCATTCTTACAGAATTGATGAAACTGGTATTTGGTTAGGCAAAGGGAAATATAGTACGCTAAGGTTCTCCACTTAACAAGAGTCATTTATCCCTGATGTAAAAGCAATGTTATTCTGCAATAAGTGTAGAAAGAAGATATGTCTGGCTCTCTTTGTTGATATTGAAATATGGGAATGCTTAAGGGTCCTTTTCCTTTATTGGATTCCCTTTTCCTTCCTAAATTAGTGAGGGGTTAAGTTGCCTGCTGCGGCTCTGTTCTATGTGTATATTTTTTCTTGACATGGTTCAATGTGCATATGTTATAGATGCATATGCTTTCTATTTCACTCTTTACTCTCTTTATCAGGAGAAATGGGTCCAGACTTCAGCGCAAAAACGACTGTGAAGTCTCTAACTTCACAGCAATTAGTACGCATTCATCAGTTGCTTCGGCAAGCCAAGTTTGACGATCCTAGTGGTCATGTAAGTATGTAGTCTGTATCATGAGccccttttatttatattttatcattcatttttccatttttatttgttatattatattccTTACATTTGTCATTTTATGTGTCCATATTACCTATTTTCAGTGTCTTAGCCCTGCTGGTGAATACAATCTTCGATTAGGAATTATAAAAGAGCTGCATCCGGACATGGTTGCTACTTATTCAGG
Coding sequences within:
- the LOC106758267 gene encoding beta-glucosidase 13; this translates as MAYNAFFLTVIAVVTTLASVTLAEPVPVVPILDVSSLNRSTFPPGFLFGTASAAYQYEGAAKEGGKGPSVWDTFTHKHPELIQDRSNGDVANDQYHRYKEDVGIMKYMNLDAYRFSISWPRILPKGKLSGGINQEGVKYYNNLINELLAYGIEPFVTLFHWDLPQTLEDEYGGFLSPRIINDFQDYAEVCFKEFGDRVKYWITLNEPWTYSTFGYATGIMPPNRCSKWLDPKCVHGDSGKEPYLVSHHLLLAHAATVQVYRKKYQVYQKGVIGITLVSNWFEPLSDNKLDKSASERALDFMLGWFVEPLTSGKYPKSMRSLVGNRLPEFSQEQIKLVNGSFDFIGLNYYTSNYATHAPRLGTVKPNYNTDANTNLTTERNGIPIGPTAASSWLYVYPRGIRELLLYTKQKYNNPLIYITENGVDEFNDPTLSLEESLLDTLRIDYHYRHLFYLHSAIRDGVNIKGYFAWSLLDNFEWNNGYTVRFGINFVDYKNGFKRYQKLSAKWFRNFLKTY
- the LOC106759165 gene encoding DNA topoisomerase 6 subunit B, which codes for MDGISDESPTEAKKTKSKTPRKPKETLLKQKSPAEFFAENKNIAGFDNPGKSLYTTVRELVENSLDSAESISELPVVEITIEEIGKSKFNSMIGLVDRERVDAALYDDYETEKAREKRLAKEARAQEMQAKNVALGKKVKETHAPKVGRGRGEASFYRVTCKDNGKGMPHDDIPNMFGRVLSGTKYGLRQTRGKFGLGAKMALIWSKMSTGLPIEISSSMRNQNYISFCRLDIDIHRNIPHVHLHEKRENKEHWRGAEIQVVIEGNWTTYRSKILHYMRQMAVITPYAQFLFKFVSDAPDKNVSIRFARRTDVMPPIPMETKHHPSSVDLLLIKRLIAETSKQNLLQFLQHEFVNINKSYAERLIGEMGPDFSAKTTVKSLTSQQLVRIHQLLRQAKFDDPSGHCLSPAGEYNLRLGIIKELHPDMVATYSGSAQVFEGHPFIVEAGVSVGGKNVKQGLNIFRFANRIPLLFEQGADVVTRTAHKRINWSSYKINQIQDKIGVFVSIVSTKIPFKGTGKEYIGDDITEIASAVKYAIQQCCVQLKSKIVKKMLAREQQERKRNLSKYIPDASGAVYNVLKEMAQLHAAKKIRYGDDDVELLRKVSENLITKETLTEKLAKHVEQVDYEMALEYATQSGVSEEPRETIYIQSLDAQNKMIDLQAPFFVFRVFQ